A region from the Candidatus Polarisedimenticolia bacterium genome encodes:
- a CDS encoding FAD-binding protein, with the protein MPEPRFIVVGGGLAGLMAAIQIAEAGHALDLFSVVPVRRSHSVCAQGGINGAVNIRGENDSPEIHFIDSVKGGDFLADQPLCKAMCYAAPDLIYLLDRMGVQFNRTPEGNLDFRRFGGTLYHRTAFAGATTGQQLLYALDEQVRRHEAAGLVQKFETWEFCSAILDEAGRCRGITALDLRRMEVRAFPAGAVMLATGGPGIVFGKSTNSVVNTGSAAAAAYQQGVYYANGEFIQVHPTAIPGADKLRLISESARGEGGRVWVPKDQKDKRHPNDIPEKDRDYILERMYPGYGNL; encoded by the coding sequence ATGCCGGAGCCGCGATTCATCGTCGTGGGAGGAGGACTCGCCGGGCTGATGGCGGCGATCCAGATCGCCGAGGCGGGGCACGCGCTCGATCTCTTCTCCGTGGTGCCGGTGAGGCGCTCCCATTCCGTCTGCGCCCAGGGGGGGATCAACGGCGCCGTCAACATCCGGGGAGAGAACGACTCCCCGGAGATCCACTTCATCGACTCCGTCAAAGGCGGCGACTTCCTCGCCGATCAGCCGCTGTGCAAGGCGATGTGCTATGCCGCGCCGGATCTGATCTACCTCCTGGATCGGATGGGCGTGCAGTTCAACCGGACGCCGGAAGGGAACCTCGATTTCCGCCGGTTCGGCGGAACGCTCTACCACCGCACCGCCTTCGCCGGCGCCACCACGGGCCAGCAGCTCCTCTACGCCCTCGACGAGCAGGTGCGGCGCCACGAGGCCGCCGGCCTGGTACAGAAGTTCGAGACCTGGGAGTTCTGCTCGGCGATCCTCGACGAGGCGGGGCGCTGCCGCGGGATCACGGCGCTCGACCTCCGGCGGATGGAGGTGCGCGCGTTCCCGGCCGGAGCCGTGATGCTCGCGACCGGCGGCCCCGGCATCGTGTTCGGCAAGAGCACCAACTCGGTGGTGAACACGGGCAGCGCGGCCGCCGCCGCCTACCAGCAGGGCGTGTACTACGCCAACGGCGAGTTCATCCAGGTGCATCCGACGGCCATCCCGGGCGCCGACAAGCTCAGGCTCATCTCCGAGAGCGCGCGCGGCGAGGGCGGACGCGTCTGGGTCCCGAAAGACCAGAAGGACAAGCGCCACCCCAACGACATCCCCGAGAAAGACCGCGACTACATTCTCGAGCGCATGTACCCGGGCTACGGAAACCT
- a CDS encoding dipeptidase, with protein sequence MEKVVSFIRQNKDRYVADLVEFLKIPSISSSSQHNADTERCAHFVADLMRKSGLMRAEIFKTPGHPIVFGEWDGAPGRPTILVYGHYDVQPVDPLNLWESGPFDPTIRDGQLYARGSADDKGQIYIHFAAVEAHLKQHGTLPVNVKFLIEGEEEVGSEHLDKFVASHKDLLKADVVLISDTAMFQRGLPSICYGLRGLIYYQIDLRGSSSDLHSGSFGGAVANPAFVLAEMLSATKVRGRVTIPGFYKDVKPLTARERKEFKRLPFSDRQYAKELGAPALSGEKGYSTLERTWARPTFEVNGILSGFTGEGAKTVIPAVAMAKVSMRLVPNQDPDKVAKLFEKHLRKICPKTVEMTVTRMHGGEPWVAPIDHPAIQAAAKAFEKGFGKRPVYTREGGSIPVVATFADVLKIPSVLMGIGVPDENAHAPNEKLDLGNFQGGILSSAHFLDLMGQGIR encoded by the coding sequence ATGGAAAAAGTGGTCTCATTCATCCGCCAGAACAAGGATCGCTACGTCGCCGACCTCGTAGAATTCCTGAAGATTCCCTCCATCAGCAGCTCCTCGCAGCACAACGCCGACACCGAGCGCTGCGCCCATTTCGTCGCCGATCTGATGCGCAAGTCAGGGCTGATGCGCGCCGAAATCTTCAAGACGCCCGGACATCCGATCGTGTTCGGGGAATGGGACGGCGCGCCAGGACGCCCGACCATCCTGGTTTACGGCCATTACGACGTCCAGCCGGTCGATCCGCTGAACCTGTGGGAGTCGGGTCCGTTCGATCCCACGATCCGGGACGGACAGCTGTACGCCCGCGGGTCGGCCGACGATAAGGGGCAAATCTACATCCACTTCGCGGCGGTCGAGGCGCACCTGAAGCAGCACGGAACGCTCCCGGTGAACGTGAAGTTCCTGATCGAGGGGGAGGAGGAGGTCGGCAGCGAGCACCTCGACAAGTTCGTGGCCTCCCACAAGGACCTCCTCAAGGCCGACGTCGTCCTGATCTCCGACACGGCGATGTTCCAGCGCGGCCTCCCCTCGATCTGCTACGGCCTGCGCGGGCTGATCTACTACCAGATCGATCTCCGCGGCAGCAGCAGCGATCTCCATTCCGGCTCCTTCGGCGGCGCGGTCGCCAACCCAGCCTTCGTCCTGGCCGAGATGCTATCCGCCACGAAGGTCCGCGGCCGGGTCACGATTCCCGGCTTCTACAAGGACGTGAAGCCCCTGACGGCGAGGGAGCGCAAGGAGTTCAAGCGCCTGCCCTTCTCCGACAGGCAATATGCCAAGGAGCTCGGGGCGCCGGCGCTGAGCGGCGAGAAAGGCTACTCGACGCTGGAGCGCACCTGGGCCCGGCCCACCTTCGAGGTGAACGGGATCCTCTCGGGTTTCACGGGCGAGGGCGCCAAGACGGTGATCCCGGCCGTGGCGATGGCCAAAGTCTCGATGCGCCTCGTCCCGAACCAGGATCCCGACAAGGTCGCCAAGCTCTTCGAGAAGCACCTCCGGAAGATCTGCCCGAAGACGGTCGAGATGACGGTCACGCGCATGCACGGCGGGGAGCCCTGGGTCGCGCCGATCGATCATCCCGCCATCCAGGCGGCGGCGAAGGCCTTCGAGAAGGGTTTCGGGAAGCGCCCGGTCTACACGCGGGAAGGAGGCTCCATCCCCGTCGTCGCCACGTTCGCCGACGTCCTGAAGATCCCGTCGGTCCTCATGGGAATCGGCGTTCCCGACGAGAACGCTCACGCTCCCAACGAGAAGCTGGACCTCGGGAATTTTCAGGGTGGAATCCTCAGCTCCGCGCACTTCCTCGATCTGATGGGCCAGGGAATCCGGTAG
- the speY gene encoding deoxyhypusine synthase has protein sequence MNEKRRFLQGQRIYPEPLKAGARVDEMIDQAFLAYNAGRLQKACSLFTEKMLEPDVIVGMSLSGAMTPAGIGRSAIVPLMQSGFVDWITSTGANLYHDAHAGLGLYMHRGSHEIDDTVLRREGVVRIYDILFDYDVLLSTDAFLRRIMEEAPFQKAMGTAELHHLLGRYLAAREDELKIKDSCLLTVAYRAGVPLYTSSPGDSSIGMNVAELALRERGPRIDVSLDVNETAAIIFEAKTTGGRSGVLIVGGGSPKNFVLQTEPQIQEVLGLTEKGHDYFIQFTDARADTGGLSGATPGEAVSWGKIDPDKLPDSIVAYLDSTVALPLLTIYALSKHPARPLRRLYDRRDQMLSRMRDAFLKKERN, from the coding sequence ATGAACGAGAAGCGCCGATTCCTCCAGGGCCAGAGAATCTATCCGGAGCCGCTGAAAGCCGGCGCCCGGGTGGACGAGATGATCGATCAGGCCTTCCTGGCGTACAACGCGGGACGCCTGCAGAAGGCCTGCAGCCTGTTCACCGAGAAGATGCTCGAGCCCGACGTGATCGTGGGCATGTCGCTTTCCGGAGCGATGACCCCGGCCGGAATCGGACGATCGGCGATCGTCCCGTTGATGCAGAGCGGCTTCGTCGATTGGATCACCAGCACCGGCGCGAACCTCTACCACGACGCGCACGCCGGGCTCGGCCTGTACATGCACCGCGGGAGCCACGAGATCGACGACACCGTCCTGCGGCGCGAGGGGGTGGTGCGGATTTACGACATCCTGTTCGACTACGATGTGCTCCTCTCCACCGACGCCTTCCTGCGCCGCATCATGGAGGAGGCGCCGTTCCAGAAGGCGATGGGCACGGCGGAGCTCCACCACCTGCTGGGGAGATACCTCGCCGCCCGGGAGGATGAGCTCAAGATCAAGGACAGCTGCCTGCTGACCGTCGCCTACCGCGCCGGCGTGCCGCTCTACACCTCCTCCCCGGGCGACTCCTCCATCGGCATGAACGTGGCGGAGCTGGCCTTGCGGGAGCGGGGCCCGCGGATCGACGTGTCGCTCGACGTCAACGAGACCGCCGCCATCATCTTCGAGGCCAAAACGACGGGCGGGCGCAGCGGCGTGCTGATCGTCGGGGGCGGCTCTCCCAAAAACTTCGTCCTGCAGACCGAGCCGCAGATCCAGGAGGTCCTCGGCCTGACGGAGAAGGGGCACGACTATTTCATCCAGTTCACCGACGCGCGGGCCGACACGGGAGGCCTGTCGGGCGCCACTCCCGGAGAAGCGGTCTCGTGGGGCAAGATCGATCCCGACAAGCTGCCCGACTCCATCGTTGCCTATCTCGACTCCACCGTCGCCCTTCCCCTGCTGACCATTTACGCTCTCTCCAAGCACCCGGCCCGCCCCTTGCGGCGCCTCTATGACCGCCGCGACCAGATGCTTTCGCGGATGCGCGACGCTTTCCTCAAGAAAGAACGGAACTGA
- a CDS encoding vitamin B12-dependent ribonucleotide reductase: protein MDPRTQETNGNIEPTSATSETTRKARTGEKKGLAFPRFFTREGSHPFDEISWDVRTASIGNEKGEMVFEQDDVEVPAFWSQTATNIVASKYFRGTLGAPERERSVRQLIGRVVDTITRWGRQGGYFATDGDARNFSEELAHLLIYQKASFNSPVWFNCGLEPHPQCSACFINSVKDTMESILTLAKTEGMLFKFGSGTGTNLSPIRSSRENLAGGGTASGPVSFMKGFDAFAGVIKSGGKTRRAAKMVILNADHPDIEEFINCKVEEEKKAWTLMDAGYDGSFTGPAYASVFFQNSNNSVRVPDDFMKAVLEDREWHTRSVTSNQVVATYRARDLLHQIAASTHVCGDPGMQFDTTINDWHTCPATGRINASNPCSEYMFLDDSACNLASLNLMKFRREDGEFDPEPFRRAVQILITAQEIIVDNASYPTPSIERNSHDFRPLGLGYANLGALLMARGLPYDSDEGRDYGAAITALMTGEAYATSARIAREVTGPFAGYEKNGTPFLRVMNKHRAHVSRIDSAHVPLDLLSAAREAWDETVALGEQHGYRNAQATVIAPTGTIGFMMDCDTTGIEPDIALIKYKKLVGGGMIKIVNQTVPEALRRLGYEAKEVQEILEYLEEHDTIEGAPHLKDRDLPVFDCAFKPRSGSRSIHYSGHIKMMAAAQPFISGAISKTVNVPAEASPEDIGQAYVDSWRLGLKAIAIYRDGSKRTQPLNTGKGEAARKPDAAAGPQRHRLPDERKAITHKFEIAGHQGYLTVGMYEDGAPGELFLVMAKEGSTVSGLMDAFATSISMSLQYGVPLKALVDKFIHMRFEPSGFTKNPEIPMAKSIMDYIFRWLGSKFLSEDEKVQIGLIHREEDVREKESPAPAEPAAKSPALRLVTPAALPPTSSAAVFTFQAQDDAPSCHDCGAIMVRSGSCYKCLNCGATSGCS from the coding sequence ATGGACCCGCGCACCCAGGAAACCAACGGAAACATCGAACCGACCTCCGCAACGTCCGAGACGACCCGGAAAGCCAGGACCGGAGAGAAGAAGGGCTTAGCCTTCCCCCGCTTCTTCACGCGCGAGGGCAGCCATCCCTTCGACGAGATCTCGTGGGACGTGCGGACCGCCAGCATCGGCAATGAGAAAGGCGAGATGGTCTTCGAGCAGGATGACGTGGAAGTCCCCGCGTTCTGGTCCCAGACCGCCACGAACATCGTCGCCTCCAAATACTTCCGGGGAACCCTGGGAGCGCCGGAGCGCGAGCGCAGCGTCCGCCAGTTGATCGGCCGCGTCGTCGACACGATCACGCGCTGGGGACGCCAGGGCGGCTACTTCGCCACCGACGGCGACGCGCGAAACTTCTCCGAGGAGCTCGCCCACCTCCTCATCTATCAGAAGGCGTCCTTCAACTCCCCGGTCTGGTTCAACTGCGGCCTCGAGCCGCACCCGCAGTGTTCCGCCTGTTTCATCAACTCCGTCAAGGACACGATGGAGTCGATCCTGACCCTGGCCAAGACGGAAGGGATGCTCTTCAAGTTCGGCTCGGGCACCGGCACGAACCTCTCCCCCATCCGCTCCTCCCGGGAAAACCTGGCCGGCGGCGGGACCGCGTCCGGCCCCGTCTCCTTCATGAAGGGGTTCGATGCGTTCGCCGGCGTGATCAAGAGCGGCGGCAAGACCCGCCGCGCCGCCAAGATGGTCATCCTCAACGCCGATCACCCCGACATCGAGGAGTTCATCAACTGCAAGGTCGAGGAGGAGAAGAAGGCCTGGACGCTCATGGACGCCGGCTACGACGGCTCGTTCACCGGGCCCGCCTACGCCTCGGTCTTCTTCCAGAACTCCAACAACTCGGTGCGCGTCCCGGACGACTTCATGAAGGCCGTCCTGGAGGATCGGGAGTGGCATACCCGTTCGGTCACCTCGAACCAGGTCGTGGCCACCTACCGGGCCCGCGATCTCCTGCACCAGATCGCCGCCAGCACGCACGTCTGCGGCGATCCCGGGATGCAGTTCGACACCACCATCAACGACTGGCACACTTGTCCCGCCACCGGTCGGATCAACGCCAGCAATCCGTGCAGCGAGTACATGTTCCTGGACGACTCGGCCTGCAACCTCGCCTCCCTCAACCTGATGAAGTTCCGGCGGGAGGACGGCGAGTTCGACCCCGAGCCCTTCCGGCGGGCGGTGCAAATCCTGATCACCGCCCAGGAGATCATCGTCGACAACGCCTCCTATCCCACGCCGTCGATCGAGCGGAACAGCCATGACTTTAGGCCGCTCGGACTGGGATACGCGAACCTGGGCGCCCTCTTGATGGCCCGCGGCCTGCCGTACGACTCCGACGAGGGGCGCGACTACGGCGCCGCCATCACCGCCCTGATGACCGGAGAGGCGTACGCCACGTCGGCCCGGATCGCCCGCGAGGTCACCGGCCCCTTCGCCGGCTACGAGAAGAACGGCACCCCTTTCTTGCGCGTCATGAACAAGCACCGGGCCCACGTCTCCCGGATCGATTCGGCCCACGTCCCGCTCGATCTCCTCTCCGCGGCCCGCGAGGCGTGGGACGAGACGGTCGCGCTGGGCGAGCAGCACGGCTACCGGAACGCGCAGGCCACGGTGATCGCGCCGACCGGGACGATCGGATTCATGATGGACTGCGACACGACCGGCATCGAGCCCGACATCGCCCTCATCAAGTACAAGAAGCTGGTGGGCGGCGGCATGATCAAGATCGTCAACCAGACCGTCCCCGAGGCGTTGCGGCGCCTCGGCTACGAGGCCAAGGAAGTCCAGGAGATCCTGGAGTACCTCGAGGAGCACGACACGATCGAGGGGGCACCGCACCTGAAGGACCGCGATCTGCCCGTCTTCGACTGCGCCTTCAAGCCGCGCAGCGGCAGCCGCTCCATCCATTACAGCGGCCACATCAAGATGATGGCGGCCGCGCAGCCGTTCATCTCCGGCGCGATCTCCAAGACGGTGAACGTGCCGGCCGAGGCCTCGCCGGAGGACATCGGCCAGGCCTACGTCGATTCGTGGCGGCTCGGCCTCAAGGCGATCGCCATCTACCGGGACGGGTCCAAGAGGACCCAGCCGCTGAACACCGGCAAGGGGGAGGCGGCGAGGAAGCCGGACGCCGCGGCCGGACCGCAGCGCCACCGCCTGCCCGACGAGCGGAAGGCGATCACCCACAAGTTCGAGATCGCCGGCCACCAGGGGTATCTCACCGTCGGAATGTACGAGGACGGCGCCCCTGGCGAGCTCTTCCTGGTGATGGCGAAGGAAGGGAGCACCGTCTCCGGCCTGATGGACGCCTTCGCCACCTCGATATCGATGTCGCTGCAGTACGGCGTTCCCCTCAAGGCGCTGGTCGACAAGTTCATCCACATGCGCTTCGAGCCCTCGGGCTTCACCAAGAACCCCGAGATCCCGATGGCCAAGTCGATCATGGACTACATCTTCCGCTGGCTGGGGAGCAAGTTCCTGAGCGAGGACGAGAAGGTGCAGATCGGCTTGATCCACCGGGAGGAGGACGTCCGGGAGAAGGAATCGCCCGCGCCGGCCGAGCCGGCCGCCAAGTCGCCGGCGCTGCGACTCGTGACTCCCGCCGCCCTGCCTCCGACCTCGTCGGCGGCGGTCTTCACGTTCCAGGCCCAGGACGACGCCCCCTCGTGCCACGACTGCGGCGCGATCATGGTGCGCAGCGGCAGCTGCTACAAATGTTTGAATTGCGGCGCGACGAGTGGATGTTCTTGA
- a CDS encoding dodecin, with amino-acid sequence MNEHVYKTIELTGSSKKGIEHAIETAIAKASQTVRNMRWFEVVQTRGYLEKGKVAYWQVTLKIGFTLE; translated from the coding sequence ATGAACGAGCACGTGTACAAGACGATCGAGCTGACGGGATCCTCGAAGAAGGGGATCGAGCACGCCATTGAGACCGCGATCGCGAAGGCGAGCCAGACGGTGCGGAACATGCGCTGGTTCGAGGTGGTGCAGACGCGCGGGTACCTCGAGAAAGGAAAAGTGGCCTATTGGCAGGTGACGCTGAAGATCGGCTTCACCCTGGAGTAG
- a CDS encoding isocitrate/isopropylmalate dehydrogenase family protein: protein MPHDVCLLPGDGIGPEVTQAVTRVLDAAEAPIRWIPLHAGAEALERQGDTLPPATLEAIQTHRIALKGPLTTPVGRGFSSVNVQLRKRFNLYAAVRPVRSLPGVKTRYDDVEIVIIRENTEGLYSGIEHEVAPGVVESVKVATRTGCERIARFAFRYARDRNRRKVTVFHKANIMKLTDGLLLDCARQVHESEAPGIAYEELIIDNGCMQLVRDPSRFDVLLLENLYGDVVSDLCAGLVGGLGVVPGANIGDDCAIFEAVHGSAPDIAGKGVANPLALLMSAVMMLNHLGETAAAARIRAAYDAVLREGNPHEVTRDIGGAAGTDDFTRAVIARLS from the coding sequence ATGCCGCACGACGTCTGTCTGCTTCCGGGCGACGGGATCGGACCCGAAGTCACGCAAGCGGTGACGCGCGTCCTGGACGCCGCGGAGGCGCCCATCCGGTGGATTCCCCTCCACGCCGGCGCCGAGGCCCTCGAACGCCAGGGCGACACCCTGCCTCCCGCCACCCTCGAGGCCATCCAGACGCACCGCATCGCGCTCAAGGGGCCGCTGACGACGCCCGTCGGGCGCGGATTCAGCAGCGTCAACGTGCAGCTCAGGAAGCGCTTCAACCTCTACGCCGCGGTCCGTCCGGTCCGCTCGCTTCCGGGAGTCAAGACGCGCTACGACGACGTCGAGATCGTCATCATTCGCGAGAACACCGAGGGGCTCTATTCCGGGATCGAGCACGAAGTGGCGCCCGGAGTCGTTGAGAGCGTCAAGGTGGCGACGCGGACCGGCTGCGAGCGCATCGCCCGTTTCGCCTTCCGCTACGCGCGCGACCGGAACCGGCGGAAGGTCACGGTCTTCCACAAGGCGAACATCATGAAGCTCACGGACGGCCTGCTTCTCGACTGCGCCCGGCAGGTGCATGAATCCGAGGCGCCCGGCATCGCCTACGAGGAGCTGATCATCGACAACGGCTGCATGCAGCTGGTGCGCGACCCCTCGCGCTTCGATGTGCTGCTCCTTGAGAACCTGTACGGTGACGTCGTGAGCGATCTTTGCGCCGGGCTGGTCGGCGGGCTGGGGGTCGTGCCGGGCGCGAACATCGGCGATGACTGCGCCATCTTCGAGGCGGTGCACGGCAGCGCGCCCGACATCGCCGGCAAAGGAGTCGCCAATCCTCTCGCCCTGCTGATGAGCGCTGTGATGATGCTCAATCATCTCGGCGAGACCGCGGCGGCGGCGCGCATCCGCGCCGCCTACGACGCCGTGCTCCGGGAAGGGAATCCGCACGAAGTGACGCGCGATATTGGTGGCGCGGCGGGGACCGACGATTTCACCCGCGCCGTGATCGCGCGGCTCTCCTGA